One Streptomyces sp. NBC_01237 genomic region harbors:
- a CDS encoding SurA N-terminal domain-containing protein — protein sequence MHRRRRTALAVSAALLVAAPLLSACGSQAHPGAAAVVGGERIEVSAVQAQAADVRSAQESSPQAAQLVDKSGQLGRAKLHGLIFGRILDRAAEDAGVTVTRKEIQETRLAAAAESGGEAQLKAMRLQQRWVAPDQIEGDMRREAQLMKLGAALGVELGTPAGQQLVGEALTRASTALDIDVNPRFGTWDDQKLQLGEFKAPWITQITEFDPKDAQAGA from the coding sequence TTGCACCGCCGCCGTCGCACCGCGCTCGCCGTCTCCGCCGCACTGCTCGTCGCGGCGCCGCTCCTCTCCGCCTGCGGTAGCCAGGCCCATCCGGGCGCCGCGGCCGTTGTCGGCGGGGAACGGATCGAGGTGTCGGCGGTCCAGGCCCAGGCCGCGGACGTCCGCAGCGCCCAGGAGAGTTCGCCGCAGGCGGCCCAGCTGGTCGACAAGTCCGGCCAGCTGGGCCGGGCCAAGCTGCACGGCCTGATCTTCGGCCGGATCCTGGACCGCGCGGCCGAGGACGCCGGGGTGACCGTCACCCGCAAGGAGATCCAGGAGACGCGGCTGGCGGCCGCCGCGGAGTCCGGCGGCGAGGCACAGCTGAAGGCGATGAGGCTCCAGCAGCGCTGGGTCGCCCCGGACCAGATCGAGGGCGACATGCGCCGTGAGGCCCAGCTGATGAAGCTGGGCGCGGCGCTCGGCGTCGAGCTCGGGACCCCCGCCGGGCAGCAGCTGGTGGGCGAGGCGCTCACCAGGGCGTCGACGGCGCTGGACATCGACGTCAACCCGCGCTTCGGCACCTGGGACGACCAGAAGCTTCAGCTCGGCGAATTCAAGGCACCCTGGATCACCCAGATCACCGAGTTCGATCCGAAGGACGCCCAGGCGGGCGCCTGA
- a CDS encoding nucleoside triphosphate pyrophosphohydrolase, producing MNAEAPGDPGRIVLLTASHRVAPGLLSWPAWQTLHAADRVLCADPAHPQLPYLREAGVTVEHADPTAGELVDDCAGGRSVVVLVGGEGNRPLTDGLARLGGSGRVAMPDLELLPGSYDLPGARLLDLVQVMDRIRRECPWTSQKTHRGLAKYAIEEAYELVEAIEDGDRDELREELGDVLLQVVFHARIAEEDPEEPFAIDDVAAGLVEKLIHRHPHVFGDETAETPEDVRAHWLRTKAIEKQRDSVTDGVPLGQPGLALAAKLGSRTRTAGLEVALPAGDSIGYELLALAVRAERDGIDPEAALRAAARTYRDAILAAEGNTR from the coding sequence GTGAACGCTGAAGCCCCCGGCGACCCCGGCCGCATCGTCCTGCTCACCGCCAGCCACCGGGTGGCACCCGGGCTGCTGTCCTGGCCCGCCTGGCAGACGCTGCACGCCGCCGACCGTGTGCTCTGCGCCGACCCGGCCCACCCGCAGCTGCCGTATCTGCGCGAGGCGGGCGTCACCGTCGAGCACGCCGACCCGACGGCCGGGGAGCTGGTCGACGACTGCGCGGGCGGCCGGAGCGTGGTGGTGCTGGTGGGCGGCGAGGGCAACCGGCCGCTCACCGACGGACTGGCCCGCCTCGGCGGTTCGGGCCGGGTGGCGATGCCGGACCTGGAGCTGCTGCCCGGTTCGTACGACCTGCCGGGCGCCCGGCTCCTGGACCTGGTCCAGGTCATGGACCGGATCAGGCGCGAGTGCCCCTGGACCTCGCAGAAGACGCACCGGGGCCTGGCCAAGTACGCCATCGAGGAGGCGTACGAACTGGTCGAGGCGATCGAGGACGGCGACCGCGACGAGCTGCGCGAGGAGCTGGGGGACGTCCTGCTCCAGGTCGTCTTCCACGCGCGGATCGCCGAGGAGGACCCCGAGGAGCCGTTCGCCATCGACGATGTCGCGGCCGGTCTCGTGGAGAAACTGATCCACCGCCATCCGCACGTCTTCGGTGACGAGACCGCGGAGACCCCCGAAGATGTCCGCGCTCACTGGTTGCGTACCAAAGCGATCGAGAAGCAGCGCGACTCGGTCACCGACGGCGTCCCGCTCGGCCAGCCCGGTCTGGCCCTGGCGGCCAAACTCGGCAGCCGCACCCGTACCGCGGGGCTCGAAGTCGCTCTGCCCGCCGGCGACTCCATCGGCTACGAGCTGCTGGCCCTCGCCGTGCGGGCCGAACGCGACGGCATCGACCCGGAGGCCGCCCTGCGCGCCGCCGCCCGCACGTACCGCGACGCGATCCTGGCGGCGGAGGGCAACACCCGTTAG
- a CDS encoding glycosyltransferase family 2 protein has product MLISIVVPCFNEEEILERFHARVTDEIARLGHEFQLVYVDDGSRDGTLPILETLAAVDPRARYLSFSRNFGKEAAMLAGLQHAEGDAVVIMDADLQHPPELIGRMLEEHALGNDQVIARRTRKGDRVTRTVGARAYYWLINRLVDVELVDGVGDFRLLSRRTVDAILELTEYNRFSKGLFAWVGFRTTTFSYENAVREQGRSAWTFGKLLNYGLDGLLSFNNKPLRAALYLGLLLLSLALAYATWIVGVALVRGVDTPGYVTLLVVVTALAGVQMVMVGVVGEYVGRIYYEVKRRPHFLVKASNISASQGPRPPQEPHPARGLVRR; this is encoded by the coding sequence GTGCTGATCTCGATAGTGGTGCCGTGTTTCAACGAGGAGGAAATCCTCGAACGCTTCCACGCGCGTGTCACGGATGAAATTGCGCGCTTAGGCCATGAATTCCAGCTCGTCTATGTCGACGACGGAAGCCGGGACGGAACGCTGCCGATCCTGGAGACGCTCGCCGCGGTGGACCCCCGGGCCCGCTATCTCTCCTTCAGCCGCAACTTCGGCAAGGAGGCGGCCATGCTCGCCGGCCTCCAGCACGCCGAGGGCGATGCCGTCGTCATCATGGACGCCGACCTCCAGCACCCGCCGGAGCTGATCGGCCGCATGCTGGAGGAGCACGCGCTCGGCAACGACCAGGTGATCGCCCGCCGCACCCGCAAGGGCGACCGCGTCACCCGGACGGTCGGGGCGCGCGCCTATTACTGGCTGATCAACCGCCTCGTGGATGTGGAGCTCGTCGACGGCGTCGGCGATTTCCGGCTGCTGTCCAGACGCACCGTCGACGCCATTCTCGAACTCACCGAGTACAACCGCTTCTCCAAGGGCCTGTTCGCGTGGGTCGGATTCCGCACGACGACGTTCAGTTACGAGAACGCCGTGCGGGAACAGGGCCGCTCCGCCTGGACCTTCGGAAAGCTCCTCAACTACGGTCTCGACGGTCTGCTCTCCTTCAACAACAAACCCCTGCGCGCCGCCCTCTACCTCGGCCTGCTGCTGCTCTCCCTCGCCCTCGCCTATGCCACCTGGATCGTCGGGGTCGCCCTGGTGAGAGGGGTCGACACCCCCGGATATGTCACGCTCCTCGTCGTGGTCACCGCGCTCGCCGGAGTGCAGATGGTGATGGTGGGGGTCGTCGGTGAATACGTGGGGCGCATCTACTACGAGGTGAAGCGCCGCCCGCACTTCCTGGTGAAGGCGTCCAACATCTCCGCGTCACAGGGACCTCGCCCGCCACAGGAGCCGCACCCGGCCCGGGGACTCGTACGCCGGTGA
- a CDS encoding GtrA family protein, producing the protein MARFALVGVVNTGTYYACYLALLTWLPYIAAHVLAFALSMTGSFFLNSHFTYRTRPTWRKFLLFPLTNAANFLITTGGVYVLVDLAGLSSRYAPLIAAAAAIPITFLVSRTIMLRPDPVDPAVERVP; encoded by the coding sequence CTGGCCAGATTCGCCCTGGTCGGCGTCGTGAACACCGGCACCTACTACGCCTGCTACCTGGCCCTGCTGACCTGGCTGCCGTACATCGCCGCGCACGTTCTCGCCTTCGCGCTCTCGATGACCGGGTCCTTCTTCCTTAACTCCCACTTCACGTACCGCACCCGCCCCACCTGGCGGAAGTTCCTGCTCTTCCCGCTCACCAACGCCGCCAACTTCCTCATCACGACCGGCGGCGTGTACGTCCTGGTCGACCTGGCCGGACTCAGCAGCCGTTACGCCCCGCTGATCGCCGCCGCGGCCGCCATCCCGATCACCTTCCTGGTCTCCCGCACGATCATGCTGCGGCCGGATCCGGTGGACCCGGCGGTCGAGCGGGTGCCCTGA